From Haloglomus litoreum, the proteins below share one genomic window:
- a CDS encoding BtpA/SgcQ family protein, with translation MSQGSPDGFPELVGMVHLPALPGAPGFDGDRATLRERAVEDAEALVAGGMDAVLVENFGDAPFHPGEVPRHTLTELTALVGAVRRAVDVPVGVNVLRSDGSGAVAVAAATGASFVRVNVHTGARVTDQGVVEGSAHETLRLRDRLDADDVRVLADVDVKHSAALGDRPLDEVARETVERGGAGGLVVSGPATGEPVDTERLERVAAVADETGVPLVVGSGTTPATVADLLGVADAAIVGTALKQAGKVTAPVDRARVERLVAAAREG, from the coding sequence ATGAGTCAAGGCAGCCCCGACGGGTTCCCCGAACTCGTGGGGATGGTCCACCTCCCGGCGCTCCCGGGCGCGCCGGGGTTCGACGGTGACCGGGCGACACTCCGCGAGCGGGCCGTGGAGGACGCCGAGGCCCTGGTCGCGGGCGGGATGGACGCCGTCCTCGTGGAGAACTTCGGCGACGCACCGTTCCACCCGGGCGAGGTGCCACGGCACACGCTCACGGAACTGACGGCGCTCGTCGGTGCCGTCCGCCGGGCCGTCGACGTACCGGTGGGTGTGAACGTGCTCCGTTCGGACGGCTCCGGAGCGGTGGCCGTCGCGGCCGCGACAGGCGCGTCGTTCGTGCGGGTGAACGTCCACACGGGCGCCCGGGTGACCGACCAGGGCGTCGTGGAGGGGTCTGCCCACGAGACCCTGCGGCTGCGTGACCGGCTCGACGCCGACGACGTGCGGGTCCTCGCGGACGTGGACGTGAAGCACTCGGCGGCGCTGGGCGACCGGCCGCTCGACGAGGTCGCCCGCGAGACCGTCGAGCGCGGCGGGGCCGGCGGACTCGTCGTCTCCGGGCCGGCGACGGGCGAACCGGTCGACACCGAACGCCTGGAGCGGGTCGCGGCCGTCGCGGACGAGACCGGGGTCCCGCTGGTCGTCGGGAGCGGGACGACGCCGGCGACGGTCGCTGACCTGCTCGGTGTGGCCGACGCCGCTATCGTCGGGACCGCGCTGAAGCAGGCCGGCAAAGTGACCGCGCCCGTGGACCGGGCGCGGGTCGAGCGGCTGGTCGCGGCCGCCCGTGAGGGCTGA